From Citricoccus sp. SGAir0253, a single genomic window includes:
- a CDS encoding cytochrome P450, whose amino-acid sequence MTDAVAARPLPSAPARPAPAAPARGPGAGTGPAAVAGRPAPVADWVTIPELYADPFPVFERLRAEGGVHWVPAVGRYLVTSYAAVHDTEMDQETFSANERGSLMIRAMGHSMLRKDDPDHLVERRAWQPVLRPSVVKRAWRPVFERNADRYLAELREKGPGADLVWDFAAPYAAENLRAITGLHNVTQQDLQRWSQTMIDATGNYADDPEVWARGEASFDEVDAALDEMLDWHRAHPDDSLLSALVALPDYQMPVESIRANLKMTIGGGLNEPRDAIGVAAWALLRDPAQRRLVEADPALWDAVFDESIRWVAPIGMYSRQVTRDVALQGVHLPAGARLGICLLSANRDEAQWRDPARFDVTRSGEGAHLAFGKGVHVCLGAWVARAEVADVALPRLFAALPGLDLHPERPPRAGGWVFRGMDEFPVTWGVGSSGGATAAGAPAVPVAGRSGHGAPEPGAARGPQVAVVGSGPAGCYTAQAVRRRLPGAQVTVFDARPEPYGLVRYGVAPDHQGTKAVADQFARLFEQEGVHFVGSTRVHTGAAAEDVVLHGRPAQSAPAVRSQDAEGAELTLEQLRGAFDAVVLATGLRRDAALAVPGADRPGVVGSGELTRWLNAEPETCGGARGAATAVPELGGTTAVVGMGNVAMDVVRLLAKTTRDLDGSDVHDAAHAALAGRLTTVHVVGRSLPARAKFDPVMLREVLDLPGVEHVVHGVEAGQLGAAGDPRSAVVAELLRGRTGAGAGHPGGDPGEVNGGAEAPGEEGHPAPARLRVHWWFGHAPTRVLGDDATPVSRHAAGRGAGADGGGAPSGEGERSRVTGLEIASCDRPADGAEPGVRLAVDSVVTAIGFRAGEDDLVAALPALKEEARESGRVGPGLYVAGWARRGPRGTIPSQRTDARQLAEAIAEDLGEGAGEGGGVDGGDGRGGGGGADTALAGTPGVPAAGRRRAGLVELRPYLGRATDYDGWRRIDAVERAAAPVGRARAKLLDRRHLRLLAASATAAPHHAPAGARGTEPGGTATAAGTTTDAPASGDAASGLASGDAASGLASGDAAGADRPPLTVLFATESGNAELVAEEVAGHLADRYAVEVVDLAGVDPAVPGALDPSRPHLLISSTYGDGELPTSARAFHAGLLAARPDLTGLRFAVFGLGDRSYHATYSRGSEVLEQALRECGAERVGAYGRHDAGGRDLAADLALPWADEAVAALSAGTAQTAVS is encoded by the coding sequence ATGACCGACGCCGTCGCCGCACGCCCGCTGCCCTCCGCCCCCGCCCGCCCGGCGCCCGCCGCCCCCGCGCGGGGACCGGGCGCGGGAACCGGACCGGCCGCCGTCGCCGGCCGTCCGGCCCCCGTGGCCGACTGGGTCACCATCCCGGAGCTCTACGCGGACCCGTTCCCCGTCTTCGAGCGGTTGCGCGCCGAGGGCGGCGTGCACTGGGTGCCCGCGGTCGGCCGCTACCTCGTGACCTCCTACGCCGCGGTGCACGACACCGAGATGGACCAGGAGACGTTCTCGGCCAACGAGCGGGGATCGTTGATGATCCGCGCCATGGGCCACTCGATGCTGCGCAAGGACGACCCGGACCACCTCGTGGAGCGCCGCGCGTGGCAGCCGGTGCTGCGGCCCTCCGTGGTCAAGCGCGCCTGGCGGCCGGTCTTCGAGCGCAACGCGGACCGGTACCTGGCCGAGCTGCGGGAGAAGGGCCCCGGCGCCGACCTCGTGTGGGACTTCGCCGCCCCCTACGCCGCGGAGAACCTGCGCGCGATCACGGGCCTGCACAACGTCACCCAGCAGGACCTGCAGCGCTGGTCGCAGACGATGATCGACGCCACCGGCAACTACGCGGACGACCCCGAGGTGTGGGCCCGGGGCGAGGCCTCCTTCGACGAGGTGGACGCCGCCCTGGACGAGATGCTCGACTGGCACCGCGCCCACCCGGACGACTCCCTGCTCTCCGCGCTCGTGGCCCTGCCGGACTACCAGATGCCGGTGGAGTCCATCCGGGCGAACCTCAAGATGACCATCGGCGGGGGCCTCAACGAACCCCGCGACGCGATCGGGGTGGCCGCCTGGGCCCTGCTGCGCGACCCGGCCCAGCGCCGGCTGGTGGAGGCCGACCCCGCCCTGTGGGACGCCGTGTTCGACGAGTCCATCCGCTGGGTGGCGCCGATCGGCATGTACTCCCGCCAGGTCACCCGGGACGTCGCCCTCCAGGGGGTCCACCTGCCGGCCGGGGCCCGCCTCGGCATCTGCCTGCTCTCGGCCAACCGGGACGAGGCGCAGTGGCGCGACCCCGCCCGGTTCGACGTCACCCGCTCCGGCGAGGGCGCGCACCTGGCCTTCGGCAAGGGCGTGCACGTGTGCCTCGGCGCCTGGGTCGCCCGGGCCGAGGTGGCCGACGTCGCCCTGCCGCGGTTGTTCGCCGCCCTGCCGGGCCTGGACCTGCACCCGGAGCGCCCCCCGCGCGCCGGGGGCTGGGTCTTCCGCGGCATGGACGAGTTCCCCGTCACCTGGGGCGTCGGGTCCTCGGGGGGCGCGACGGCGGCCGGGGCCCCGGCCGTGCCGGTCGCCGGGCGCTCCGGGCACGGTGCCCCGGAGCCCGGGGCCGCGCGCGGGCCGCAGGTGGCCGTCGTCGGGTCCGGGCCGGCCGGCTGCTACACCGCGCAGGCGGTCCGCCGGCGGCTGCCCGGCGCGCAGGTCACCGTGTTCGACGCCCGCCCCGAGCCCTACGGGCTGGTGCGCTACGGTGTGGCCCCCGACCACCAGGGCACCAAGGCGGTGGCCGACCAGTTCGCCCGCCTCTTCGAGCAGGAGGGGGTCCACTTCGTCGGCTCCACCCGCGTGCACACCGGCGCCGCGGCCGAGGACGTGGTGCTGCACGGCCGGCCCGCCCAGTCCGCCCCGGCCGTGCGCTCGCAGGACGCCGAGGGCGCGGAGCTGACCCTGGAGCAGCTGCGCGGGGCGTTCGACGCCGTCGTGCTCGCCACGGGACTGCGCCGGGACGCGGCGCTGGCCGTCCCCGGGGCGGACCGGCCCGGGGTGGTCGGCTCGGGCGAGCTCACCCGCTGGCTCAACGCGGAGCCGGAGACGTGCGGAGGAGCCCGGGGCGCGGCCACCGCCGTCCCGGAGCTCGGCGGGACCACGGCCGTGGTGGGGATGGGCAACGTGGCCATGGACGTGGTCCGCCTGCTGGCCAAGACGACCCGGGACCTCGACGGCTCGGACGTGCACGACGCCGCCCACGCCGCCCTGGCCGGGCGGCTCACCACCGTGCACGTGGTCGGCCGGTCCCTGCCGGCGCGGGCGAAGTTCGACCCCGTGATGCTGCGGGAGGTCCTGGACCTGCCCGGGGTGGAGCACGTGGTGCACGGCGTGGAGGCCGGGCAGCTCGGGGCGGCCGGCGATCCCCGCTCGGCCGTGGTCGCCGAGCTGCTCCGGGGCAGGACCGGCGCGGGCGCCGGGCATCCGGGCGGGGACCCGGGCGAGGTGAACGGTGGCGCGGAGGCCCCGGGCGAGGAGGGGCATCCGGCCCCCGCGCGGCTCCGCGTCCACTGGTGGTTCGGCCACGCGCCCACGCGGGTCCTCGGTGACGACGCGACGCCGGTCTCACGGCACGCCGCGGGCCGTGGCGCCGGGGCGGACGGCGGCGGCGCCCCGTCCGGCGAGGGCGAGCGGTCCCGCGTGACCGGCCTGGAGATCGCCTCCTGCGACCGCCCGGCCGACGGCGCGGAACCGGGCGTGCGGCTCGCGGTGGACAGCGTCGTCACGGCGATCGGCTTCCGGGCGGGCGAGGACGACCTCGTGGCCGCCCTGCCGGCCCTCAAGGAGGAGGCCCGGGAGTCCGGGCGGGTCGGACCGGGGCTGTACGTCGCGGGCTGGGCCCGGCGGGGGCCGCGTGGCACCATCCCGTCCCAGCGGACCGATGCCCGGCAGCTCGCCGAGGCCATTGCGGAGGATCTCGGCGAGGGCGCGGGCGAGGGCGGGGGCGTGGACGGCGGAGATGGCCGTGGCGGCGGCGGTGGCGCGGACACGGCTCTCGCCGGGACCCCGGGCGTCCCGGCGGCGGGGCGGCGGCGGGCCGGGCTCGTGGAGCTTCGGCCCTACCTGGGCCGCGCCACCGACTACGACGGCTGGCGGCGCATCGACGCGGTGGAACGGGCCGCGGCCCCCGTCGGCCGGGCCCGGGCCAAGCTGCTCGACCGGCGGCACCTGCGCCTGCTCGCCGCCTCGGCCACCGCCGCCCCGCACCACGCCCCCGCCGGTGCCCGGGGCACGGAACCCGGCGGCACGGCCACCGCGGCGGGGACCACCACGGATGCCCCGGCGTCCGGCGACGCCGCGTCCGGCCTCGCCTCCGGCGACGCCGCGTCCGGCCTCGCCTCCGGCGACGCCGCCGGAGCGGACCGGCCTCCGCTGACCGTCCTGTTCGCCACCGAGTCCGGCAACGCCGAGCTGGTGGCCGAGGAGGTGGCCGGCCACCTCGCGGACCGGTACGCGGTCGAGGTGGTGGACCTGGCCGGCGTCGACCCCGCGGTCCCGGGGGCACTGGACCCGTCCCGCCCCCACCTGCTCATCAGCTCGACGTACGGCGACGGCGAACTGCCCACGTCCGCCCGGGCCTTCCACGCCGGGCTGCTCGCCGCCCGGCCGGACCTCACGGGGCTGCGGTTCGCGGTGTTCGGCCTCGGCGACCGCTCGTACCACGCGACCTACTCGCGCGGTTCCGAGGTGCTGGAGCAGGCTCTGCGGGAGTGCGGCGCCGAGCGGGTCGGGGCGTACGGCCGGCACGACGCCGGCGGTCGCGACCTCGCCGCCGACCTGGCGCTGCCCTGGGCGGACGAGGCCGTCGCCGCGCTGTCCGCCGGCACGGCGCAGACCGCCGTCTCCTGA
- a CDS encoding LysR family transcriptional regulator — translation MDHPSPGPGPRFTLRQLELFVAAAEQGSFTRAAQQLFVTPNAVAQAVGELEGILGVTLAVRRRARGLTLTPAGTRLLEGARALLRQATDLGLSVGEGAGEPSGPVAVGFYSTLAPTLAPELWERLAERHPDVELSVVEGTTDELVDQLHAGRLDLLIAYEVALPPGLAVRPLFTARPWVVLPRPHRLAGERAVDLRDLADDPLVLFDLPPSGRNTLELLRRRGVRPRIAHRTTDFELVHSLVGRGMGYGIQLQRSVVEVSREGRPLAILPITPEPEAEPVVVAWAGQVPLTSRAGAVVALARECLPAR, via the coding sequence ATGGACCACCCCTCGCCCGGCCCCGGCCCCCGGTTCACCCTGCGGCAGCTCGAGCTGTTCGTGGCCGCGGCCGAGCAGGGCTCCTTTACCCGGGCGGCCCAGCAGCTCTTCGTGACGCCCAACGCCGTCGCCCAGGCCGTGGGCGAGCTCGAGGGGATCCTCGGCGTGACGCTGGCCGTCCGCCGCCGGGCCCGGGGGCTGACCCTCACCCCCGCAGGGACGAGGCTGCTCGAGGGGGCCCGCGCGCTGCTGCGGCAGGCGACCGACCTGGGGCTCAGCGTCGGGGAGGGCGCCGGGGAGCCGTCCGGACCGGTCGCCGTCGGGTTCTACTCGACGCTGGCGCCCACGCTGGCCCCCGAGCTCTGGGAGCGGCTGGCCGAGCGTCACCCGGACGTGGAGCTGTCCGTGGTCGAGGGCACCACCGACGAGCTCGTGGACCAGCTGCACGCCGGCCGGCTGGACCTGCTGATCGCCTACGAGGTGGCCCTGCCGCCGGGGCTGGCGGTCCGCCCGCTCTTCACGGCACGCCCCTGGGTGGTCCTGCCCCGCCCACACCGCCTGGCCGGGGAACGGGCGGTGGACCTGCGGGACCTCGCGGACGACCCGCTCGTGCTGTTCGACCTGCCGCCCAGCGGCCGGAACACCCTGGAGCTGCTGCGCCGGCGCGGCGTCCGGCCGCGGATCGCGCACCGCACCACGGACTTCGAGCTCGTCCACTCGCTCGTCGGCCGCGGGATGGGCTACGGCATCCAGCTGCAGCGGTCCGTGGTGGAGGTCAGCCGGGAGGGGCGTCCACTGGCGATCCTGCCCATCACGCCGGAGCCGGAAGCCGAGCCCGTGGTCGTCGCGTGGGCCGGGCAGGTGCCGCTGACCTCGCGCGCGGGGGCCGTCGTCGCGCTCGCGCGGGAGTGCCTGCCGGCGCGGTGA
- a CDS encoding LysE/ArgO family amino acid transporter yields the protein MTIFLTGLVTCLALIVAIGAQGLFIMRQALRRDRLALTLAVCLAADLVMVFAGTAGVGVLAERVPWLVPALTWGGVAYLLWFAVGSFRSAFSRSAHSRPGSQGPDAGPLAGAGAVPAMPSAPPAPGVAVGSGAPTATLVRPGRSPRARSRARTVVLTGLSVSVLNPHAILDTMVMIGTLANAYGPGRWAFAAGAVTGSAAWFLTLGLGVRALAPVLDTPRTWRVVDAVIGVVMVGIAARLALG from the coding sequence GTGACGATCTTCCTGACCGGGCTGGTGACGTGCCTCGCCCTCATCGTGGCCATCGGGGCCCAGGGCCTGTTCATCATGCGCCAGGCCCTGCGCCGTGACCGGCTCGCGCTCACCCTGGCCGTCTGCCTCGCCGCGGACCTCGTGATGGTCTTCGCCGGCACGGCCGGGGTGGGTGTGCTCGCCGAGCGGGTCCCGTGGCTGGTTCCCGCGCTGACGTGGGGCGGCGTGGCCTACCTGCTCTGGTTCGCCGTCGGCTCGTTCCGGTCCGCCTTCTCCCGGTCCGCCCACTCCCGGCCGGGGAGCCAGGGGCCCGACGCCGGCCCGCTCGCCGGGGCGGGCGCGGTGCCCGCGATGCCGTCGGCGCCGCCCGCGCCGGGGGTGGCGGTCGGTAGCGGTGCCCCCACCGCGACGCTCGTGCGCCCCGGGCGGTCGCCGCGGGCGCGGTCCCGGGCGCGCACCGTGGTGCTCACGGGGCTGTCCGTGTCCGTGCTCAACCCCCACGCGATCCTGGACACCATGGTCATGATCGGCACCCTCGCCAACGCGTACGGCCCCGGGAGGTGGGCGTTCGCCGCCGGGGCCGTCACCGGCTCCGCCGCCTGGTTCCTCACCCTGGGCCTCGGCGTGCGCGCCCTCGCCCCCGTCCTGGACACCCCGCGCACGTGGCGGGTGGTGGACGCGGTGATCGGCGTGGTCATGGTGGGCATCGCGGCGCGGCTGGCCCTCGGCTGA
- a CDS encoding ArgP/LysG family DNA-binding transcriptional regulator, giving the protein MNTEHLRALAAAVDEGTFDAAAATLRISGSAFSQRIRSLERDVGQVLLTRTVPVGTTSAGDRMLRLARQVAVLEDEARRSLGQGTGGRAVLSVAVNADSLATWFVEVLRQAATWDDAVLQLHLEDQEHTHELLRQGTVIAAVTEDPSPVSGCVSMELGAMTYVPVAAASLLDRYRDADGTVDFGAVPVQDFGSRDGLQRARLDAWRAARPGRDADPPRHQVPTVGGFNAAVAAGLGWGMLPVGQLPPGVLEGTHPDLVVIPDLDRARVPLHWQRWSAGTPTLDRLTTAVQQAARAMA; this is encoded by the coding sequence ATGAACACGGAGCACCTGCGCGCCCTCGCGGCGGCCGTGGACGAGGGCACCTTCGACGCCGCCGCAGCCACGCTGCGCATCTCCGGCTCGGCGTTCTCCCAGCGCATCCGCTCGCTCGAGCGGGACGTGGGGCAGGTGCTGCTGACGCGCACGGTCCCGGTGGGCACGACGTCGGCGGGAGACCGGATGCTGCGGCTCGCCCGGCAGGTGGCGGTCCTGGAGGACGAGGCCCGCCGTTCCCTCGGGCAGGGCACCGGGGGGCGGGCCGTGCTCTCGGTGGCGGTCAACGCGGACTCCCTGGCGACGTGGTTCGTGGAGGTGCTCCGCCAGGCGGCCACGTGGGACGACGCGGTGCTGCAGCTGCACCTGGAGGACCAGGAGCACACGCACGAGCTGCTGCGCCAGGGCACGGTGATCGCGGCGGTCACGGAGGACCCCAGTCCCGTCTCGGGCTGCGTGTCCATGGAGCTCGGCGCCATGACCTACGTGCCCGTGGCCGCCGCGTCCCTGCTGGACCGGTACCGCGACGCGGACGGGACCGTGGACTTCGGGGCCGTGCCCGTCCAGGACTTCGGCAGCCGGGACGGCCTGCAGCGCGCCCGGCTGGACGCCTGGCGCGCGGCCCGCCCGGGCCGGGACGCCGACCCGCCCCGGCACCAGGTGCCCACGGTCGGCGGGTTCAACGCGGCGGTCGCCGCCGGGCTCGGCTGGGGCATGTTGCCGGTCGGCCAGCTGCCCCCGGGCGTGCTGGAGGGCACCCACCCGGACCTCGTGGTCATCCCGGACCTCGACCGCGCCCGGGTCCCGCTCCACTGGCAGCGCTGGTCCGCCGGCACGCCCACCCTGGACCGGCTCACCACCGCCGTGCAGCAGGCCGCGCGCGCCATGGCCTGA
- a CDS encoding DUF2087 domain-containing protein encodes MLAALGNEASRTVFAYAALGRLDQAARGELNARERRAVEAWVELGVLVEGDDGSLAVDGAALRAPLAPPEHAQSPEGVGRGPGGTSPGGRAGVGRFLDGPRITAMPAAPTARDELLRWVRDHALEPGEVLTEAELNQRLRVFHPDVAMLRRYLVDAALLERTASSSEYAIPED; translated from the coding sequence GTGCTGGCCGCGCTGGGCAACGAGGCATCCCGGACCGTCTTCGCCTACGCGGCGCTGGGCCGGCTGGACCAGGCCGCGCGCGGGGAGCTGAACGCCCGCGAACGCCGTGCCGTCGAGGCCTGGGTGGAGCTGGGCGTCCTGGTCGAGGGCGACGACGGCTCCCTCGCCGTGGACGGCGCCGCCCTGCGCGCGCCCCTCGCCCCGCCCGAGCATGCGCAGTCGCCCGAGGGGGTGGGTAGGGGACCGGGCGGAACCTCCCCCGGGGGCCGGGCCGGCGTCGGGCGGTTCCTGGACGGGCCGCGCATCACCGCGATGCCCGCGGCGCCGACGGCACGGGACGAGCTGCTGCGCTGGGTGCGCGACCACGCGCTCGAGCCCGGCGAGGTGCTGACGGAGGCGGAGCTGAACCAGCGGCTGCGCGTGTTCCACCCGGACGTGGCGATGCTCCGCCGGTACCTCGTGGACGCCGCGCTGCTCGAGCGGACGGCCTCCAGCTCGGAGTACGCGATCCCGGAGGACTGA
- a CDS encoding Atu2307/SP_0267 family LLM class monooxygenase, whose product MPEGTVEFAVHTFGDVTHDLQGRPLEHPEVLRNVVAEGVVADRAGVDVIGIGEHHRPDYTVSAPEMVLAAIAGQTRDIKLTSAVTVLSSDDPVRVYQRFATLDAVSAGRAEISLGRGSFIESFPLFGYDLQDYERLFEEKLDLFARLRGEGPVTWQGSTRAALQRQSVFPTTAHEHGLPAWVAVGGTPASVVRAARHGFGLELAVIGGAPERFAPFAELFRRSVDEAGLEPRRVAVHSHGFVGPTDEEAAERYYPHWEFNMRKMAAERGWPAPSPIQFRQEIEHGALHLGSPETVARKVARSVRALGASRFGMKYGNGSLPHEYMVDSIELYGAQVKPLVLDMLAGS is encoded by the coding sequence CTGCCGGAGGGCACCGTCGAGTTCGCCGTGCACACCTTCGGGGACGTCACCCACGACCTGCAGGGGCGCCCGCTGGAGCACCCCGAGGTGCTGCGCAACGTGGTCGCCGAGGGCGTCGTGGCGGACCGGGCCGGCGTGGACGTCATCGGCATCGGCGAGCACCACCGCCCCGACTACACGGTCTCCGCCCCGGAGATGGTGCTCGCCGCGATCGCCGGGCAGACGCGGGACATCAAGCTGACCTCCGCCGTGACCGTGCTGTCCTCGGACGACCCGGTCCGGGTGTACCAGCGCTTCGCCACCCTGGACGCGGTCTCCGCCGGCCGTGCCGAGATCTCCCTGGGCCGCGGCTCCTTCATCGAGTCCTTCCCCCTGTTCGGCTACGACCTGCAGGACTACGAGCGGCTCTTCGAGGAGAAGCTGGACCTGTTCGCGCGGCTGCGCGGCGAGGGGCCGGTGACCTGGCAGGGCAGCACCCGCGCGGCCCTGCAGCGCCAGTCCGTCTTCCCGACGACGGCCCACGAGCACGGCCTGCCGGCCTGGGTCGCCGTGGGCGGCACCCCGGCCTCCGTGGTCCGGGCCGCGCGGCACGGGTTCGGGCTGGAGCTGGCCGTCATCGGCGGAGCCCCGGAGCGCTTCGCCCCCTTCGCCGAGCTCTTCCGCCGCTCCGTGGACGAGGCCGGGCTCGAGCCGCGCCGGGTGGCCGTGCACTCCCACGGCTTCGTGGGTCCCACGGACGAGGAGGCCGCCGAGCGGTACTACCCGCACTGGGAGTTCAACATGCGCAAGATGGCCGCCGAGCGCGGCTGGCCGGCGCCGAGCCCCATCCAGTTCCGCCAGGAGATCGAGCATGGCGCGCTGCACCTGGGCTCCCCGGAGACCGTGGCCCGCAAGGTGGCCCGCAGCGTGCGCGCCCTGGGGGCCAGCCGCTTCGGCATGAAGTACGGCAACGGCTCGCTGCCGCACGAGTACATGGTGGACTCGATCGAGCTCTACGGCGCGCAGGTCAAGCCGCTCGTGCTGGACATGCTCGCCGGGTCCTGA
- a CDS encoding aspartate dehydrogenase domain-containing protein, which produces MTPTTPSTPPSVLLLGFGAIGRQVALRLAPEREAGALRLRAAERKVAAHRDRVLPGVGMVTTGDEAGWPRWEEALAEADLVVECAGVAAAREYGPAVVAGGTDLVLTSVGALADPETARRLLAGPGRLWVTAGAIGGFDVLGAAADADGLDDVRIRTTKVPTSLVQPWMSEAEAATLRALRPGDEPVTVFAGDPAAAIERFPANVNVAIGLAWATRGRPAAVGTTPAESAPESTGGQAPAPQDAPGAAEAALLQASLERVRVELVADPSVVRSRHEVLATGPAGRFELSFESAPSPENPKTSGLTALSVTRTVREALAARHG; this is translated from the coding sequence ATGACCCCGACCACCCCCTCCACCCCGCCGTCCGTGCTGCTGCTGGGCTTCGGCGCGATCGGCCGGCAGGTCGCGCTCCGGCTCGCCCCGGAACGGGAGGCCGGGGCCCTGCGGCTGCGGGCCGCCGAGCGGAAGGTCGCCGCCCACCGGGACCGCGTGCTGCCCGGCGTCGGGATGGTCACCACCGGGGACGAGGCCGGCTGGCCGCGCTGGGAGGAGGCCCTGGCGGAGGCGGACCTCGTGGTGGAGTGCGCCGGCGTCGCGGCCGCCCGCGAGTACGGGCCGGCCGTCGTGGCCGGCGGCACGGACCTCGTGCTAACGAGCGTGGGCGCCCTGGCGGATCCGGAGACCGCCCGGCGCCTGCTGGCCGGCCCCGGGCGCCTGTGGGTCACCGCCGGGGCGATCGGCGGATTCGACGTGCTCGGTGCGGCCGCGGACGCCGACGGGCTCGACGACGTGCGCATCCGCACCACCAAGGTGCCCACCTCGCTGGTGCAGCCGTGGATGTCCGAGGCCGAGGCCGCCACGCTGCGCGCCCTGCGCCCCGGCGACGAGCCGGTGACCGTGTTCGCCGGCGACCCGGCCGCCGCGATCGAGCGGTTCCCCGCCAACGTCAACGTGGCCATCGGCCTGGCGTGGGCCACGCGGGGCCGGCCGGCCGCCGTCGGGACCACCCCCGCCGAGTCCGCCCCCGAGAGCACGGGCGGGCAGGCTCCGGCGCCCCAGGACGCCCCCGGGGCCGCCGAGGCCGCCCTGTTGCAGGCCTCCCTGGAGCGGGTGCGCGTGGAGCTCGTCGCCGATCCGTCCGTGGTCCGCAGCCGCCACGAGGTGCTCGCCACGGGCCCGGCCGGACGCTTCGAGCTGTCCTTCGAGTCGGCCCCGAGCCCCGAGAACCCGAAGACCTCGGGCCTCACGGCGCTCTCGGTCACCCGGACGGTCCGCGAGGCCCTCGCCGCCCGCCACGGCTGA
- a CDS encoding HtaA domain-containing protein yields MTATAAPSATGTGAVAGAPRGLAWAFHEGFAAYVSRLPDGRIDAEDGAAVLPDGRISFPSAAAAGAVAEGGKADGASDGREPDGMAATAAGEPVLRCRGSVHFTGHHGLLALTLAAPALEARHVPDARPTPAAGPVLTIDDPFEPGTRLVLAELGEAVRSGPVLTYPAPRLTEAGADLFLGHYREGTPLAPLAVHLAAPADTRPQPTLRPTPRPTPRPIPDQDA; encoded by the coding sequence ATGACCGCCACTGCCGCACCCTCCGCCACCGGGACCGGCGCCGTGGCCGGGGCGCCCCGCGGCCTCGCGTGGGCCTTCCACGAGGGATTTGCCGCCTACGTGTCCCGCCTGCCGGACGGCCGCATCGACGCCGAGGACGGAGCCGCAGTCCTCCCCGACGGCCGGATCTCCTTCCCGTCGGCCGCGGCCGCGGGCGCCGTGGCCGAGGGTGGGAAGGCCGACGGCGCGTCCGACGGCCGGGAGCCGGACGGCATGGCCGCGACCGCCGCAGGGGAGCCCGTGCTGCGCTGCCGTGGCTCCGTGCACTTCACCGGTCACCACGGCCTGCTCGCCCTCACCCTCGCCGCGCCCGCGCTCGAGGCCCGCCACGTCCCCGACGCCCGCCCCACCCCCGCCGCGGGCCCGGTGCTGACGATCGACGATCCCTTCGAGCCGGGGACCCGCCTGGTCCTGGCCGAGCTCGGGGAGGCCGTCCGGAGCGGGCCGGTCCTCACGTATCCCGCCCCGCGGCTCACCGAGGCCGGCGCCGACCTGTTCCTCGGCCACTACCGGGAGGGGACGCCGCTGGCACCCCTCGCGGTGCACCTCGCCGCCCCGGCCGACACGCGCCCGCAACCCACGCTCCGACCCACGCCACGACCCACGCCACGACCGATCCCCGACCAGGACGCCTGA
- a CDS encoding NAD(P)-dependent oxidoreductase yields MRIGIIGATGKAGRDVYREAVRRGEDAVAIVRDAARADEVLGAGAAVVVKDAFELTAADLAGFDAVVDAVGFAPQEAERHLELSRRLVEAAPSSAADAPRLVFILGAGSLTNPATGALAIEDIRAIPGAEAWINIPAQQLRQLEYLRTVDTAEWVGISPQMTFAPGEATTPRLGTDELLTAADGQSHTSTGTMAVAVLDELQSPAHRNTRFTVSDA; encoded by the coding sequence ATGAGGATCGGGATCATCGGGGCCACCGGCAAGGCCGGCCGGGACGTCTACCGCGAGGCGGTCCGCCGCGGCGAGGACGCCGTCGCGATCGTCCGGGACGCCGCCCGGGCGGACGAGGTGCTGGGAGCCGGCGCCGCCGTCGTGGTCAAGGACGCCTTCGAGCTGACCGCCGCGGACCTCGCCGGGTTCGACGCCGTGGTGGACGCCGTGGGCTTCGCCCCGCAGGAGGCGGAGCGGCACCTGGAGCTCTCCCGCCGGCTCGTGGAGGCCGCCCCGTCCTCGGCCGCGGACGCGCCGCGGCTGGTCTTCATCCTCGGGGCGGGCTCGCTCACCAACCCGGCCACGGGCGCCCTGGCCATCGAGGACATCCGGGCAATCCCGGGGGCCGAGGCGTGGATCAACATCCCCGCCCAGCAGCTGCGGCAGCTGGAGTACCTGCGCACGGTGGACACCGCCGAGTGGGTCGGCATCTCCCCGCAGATGACCTTCGCCCCGGGCGAGGCCACCACCCCGCGGCTCGGCACCGACGAGCTGCTGACCGCCGCCGACGGCCAGTCCCACACCTCCACCGGCACCATGGCCGTGGCCGTCCTCGACGAGCTGCAGTCCCCGGCGCACCGCAACACCCGGTTCACCGTCTCCGACGCCTGA
- a CDS encoding TIGR00730 family Rossman fold protein produces the protein MRLTVYTGSSSGLDPLWTETAHALGHALGAGGHHLVYGGGQVGLMGTLADAALEAGAPVTGVIPAALVEAEHAHPGLTTLEVVADVGERKRRLADLGEAMVALPGGAGTLEEFFESWTWQQLGVHAKPVALYSPGGFWDPLTGMLDHLVESGFLRRSFREGLIVADTPDGLFRALREWMPPER, from the coding sequence ATGCGCCTGACCGTCTACACCGGCTCGTCCTCCGGACTGGATCCGCTCTGGACCGAGACCGCGCACGCGCTGGGGCACGCCCTCGGCGCGGGCGGCCACCACCTCGTGTACGGCGGCGGGCAGGTGGGGCTCATGGGCACCTTGGCAGACGCGGCGCTCGAGGCCGGCGCCCCGGTCACCGGCGTCATCCCCGCCGCGCTCGTGGAGGCCGAGCACGCGCACCCGGGACTGACGACGCTCGAGGTGGTGGCCGACGTCGGCGAGCGCAAGCGCCGCCTGGCCGACCTCGGCGAGGCGATGGTCGCCCTGCCCGGGGGTGCCGGCACGCTCGAGGAGTTCTTCGAGTCCTGGACGTGGCAGCAGCTGGGGGTGCACGCCAAGCCGGTGGCGCTCTACTCCCCCGGCGGCTTCTGGGACCCGCTCACCGGGATGCTGGACCACCTCGTGGAGTCCGGGTTCCTCCGCCGCTCCTTCCGCGAGGGACTGATCGTGGCCGATACCCCGGACGGGCTGTTCCGCGCGTTGCGGGAGTGGATGCCGCCGGAGCGGTGA